A window of Cytobacillus sp. FSL H8-0458 genomic DNA:
TTCCGTTTATTTATCAGGCTAGAAAGCCAATGGGCAGGGCCTTCCGGAGAGCTCTATCCGAAATGGGACTGAGAAAAGAAGAAACAGTGGTGATTGGTGACCAATTGCTGACTGACGTGCTGGGAGGAAACAGAAGCGGTTTCCATACTATTTTGGTTGTACCTGTAGCTCAAACTGACGGATTTGTTACGAAATTCAACCGTCTGGTGGAGAGACGGATTTTAAATTGGTTCAGAAAAAAAGGAATGATTCAGTGGGAGGATTAAAAAGTGAGTGAAGAACAATTTGTTTGCGTAGGCTGTGGAGTAAAAGTTCAGGCAGATAATCCTGATGAGTTGGGTTATGCTCCTCAATCAGCTCTGCAGAAGGAAACAATTATTTGTCAG
This region includes:
- a CDS encoding YqeG family HAD IIIA-type phosphatase, whose product is MLKQFLPNQHVKSIFEITPHSLQEKGVKGIITDLDNTLVEWDRPNATPKLISWFEEMKQSNIKVTIVSNNNENRVKAFSDPLDIPFIYQARKPMGRAFRRALSEMGLRKEETVVIGDQLLTDVLGGNRSGFHTILVVPVAQTDGFVTKFNRLVERRILNWFRKKGMIQWED